The following proteins are encoded in a genomic region of Deltaproteobacteria bacterium:
- a CDS encoding protein jag: MKYLEFEGKNIDDAIEKACSEFNMPREKLNIEIISDCTSGFLGLGSKKAKIKASIMTIEMTTDTPAEQYRETVQKKSFVNSDPPQSAATGAPAEETPAMKSKRILEGVLLRMHLDCPVTVEETPDTIFLNIKGDGSGLLIGKRGQNLDAIQYIVNKSVSKYTDNRKMIIIDTESYRKRREESLSSLAEKLAEKVKKSKKALTVGHMNAHDRRIIHLALQNDEELTTKSRGEGEFRKIVIMPVKKGQVWKTP, encoded by the coding sequence ATGAAGTATTTGGAATTTGAAGGAAAAAACATAGATGACGCCATCGAAAAAGCATGCAGCGAATTCAACATGCCAAGGGAAAAGCTGAATATTGAGATCATTTCGGACTGCACTTCTGGATTTCTCGGCCTTGGATCAAAAAAAGCGAAAATAAAAGCAAGCATAATGACCATCGAAATGACGACAGATACACCGGCGGAGCAATATCGAGAAACTGTTCAAAAAAAATCGTTTGTCAATTCAGATCCACCTCAATCTGCCGCAACCGGAGCTCCCGCTGAAGAAACCCCGGCTATGAAGTCAAAAAGAATCCTGGAGGGTGTCCTGCTTAGGATGCACCTCGATTGCCCTGTAACCGTTGAAGAAACACCTGACACGATTTTCCTGAATATCAAGGGGGACGGCAGCGGCTTACTTATCGGGAAAAGAGGACAGAACCTTGATGCTATTCAGTACATTGTGAACAAGTCCGTAAGTAAGTACACTGATAACCGAAAAATGATTATCATAGATACCGAATCTTATAGGAAAAGAAGAGAAGAGTCACTCAGCTCCCTGGCTGAAAAGCTGGCAGAAAAAGTAAAAAAATCAAAGAAAGCATTAACTGTTGGACATATGAACGCCCATGACCGCCGCATCATCCATCTGGCGCTGCAAAACGACGAGGAATTAACTACCAAAAGCCGGGGTGAAGGTGAATTCAGAAAAATTGTTATTATGCCGGTGAAAAAGGGACAAGTTTGGAAGACACCATAG
- the mnmE gene encoding tRNA uridine-5-carboxymethylaminomethyl(34) synthesis GTPase MnmE, producing MEDTIAAIATPPGVGGIGIIRVSGPKSMDIARLLFRSSKRDDGFKSHHLYHGDIVSPETGLVIDEVLISLMMKPHSYTGEDVLEINCHGGSVILQSVLSEVIIAGARLAEPGEFTRRAFLNNRIDLIQAESIVEMIMAKTDRGLELAVSHLKGNLAEKIETIRASIIDILAIIETSIDFSDEDIEISNYSDISRKIETVIDELHKLVSTYREGKIYRDGINAVIAGRPNVGKSSLLNRLLGEKRAIITPLPGTTRDFIEEIVNIRGVPVKLTDTAGIREPENIIEKEGVRLVWEKLSQADVAIIVLDGNTLLTKEDTDIIERCRAMKRLLVINKADLSHMLDERELTTLIPDTIPLIWISAKYGDGIPELKDAIYSIVLDNPHNRQSAYIISNIRHKTAIEKTAASLLKARDAVESGLSPEFYAFDVREALDSLGEIGGKTATEEILDRIFSTFCIGK from the coding sequence TTGGAAGACACCATAGCGGCCATAGCCACCCCTCCCGGTGTGGGAGGAATCGGTATAATACGCGTTAGCGGCCCGAAGTCAATGGATATTGCCCGCCTTCTTTTTAGATCATCAAAAAGGGATGATGGATTCAAAAGCCATCATCTCTATCATGGAGACATCGTTTCGCCTGAAACGGGTTTGGTCATCGACGAAGTTCTCATCTCTCTCATGATGAAGCCTCATTCTTACACAGGAGAAGATGTACTGGAGATTAACTGCCACGGCGGTTCTGTCATCCTGCAGTCTGTACTTTCTGAAGTCATCATAGCGGGCGCACGTCTTGCCGAACCCGGAGAATTCACCAGGCGTGCCTTTCTGAATAACCGGATCGACCTCATCCAGGCAGAGTCTATCGTTGAAATGATCATGGCGAAAACAGACCGGGGACTGGAACTGGCTGTTTCCCACCTCAAAGGAAACTTAGCTGAGAAAATCGAGACGATTCGCGCATCGATCATTGATATCCTCGCCATCATCGAGACATCCATCGATTTCTCAGATGAGGATATAGAGATCAGTAATTATTCAGATATTTCTCGTAAAATCGAAACAGTTATTGATGAACTGCATAAACTTGTATCGACATACCGGGAAGGAAAAATCTACAGGGATGGTATTAATGCCGTAATCGCAGGAAGGCCCAATGTAGGAAAATCAAGCCTTTTAAACAGACTCTTAGGTGAGAAGAGGGCCATCATAACTCCCCTTCCGGGAACAACAAGGGATTTTATTGAGGAAATTGTCAATATCAGGGGAGTACCTGTAAAACTCACTGATACAGCCGGAATAAGAGAACCGGAAAATATTATCGAAAAAGAAGGTGTCCGTTTAGTATGGGAAAAACTTTCACAGGCGGATGTGGCCATCATTGTCCTTGACGGGAATACTCTCCTCACAAAGGAGGATACCGATATCATCGAGCGATGCCGGGCGATGAAGCGTTTACTGGTCATCAACAAGGCGGACCTCTCTCACATGCTTGATGAACGGGAATTAACAACCCTCATACCTGATACGATACCACTCATATGGATCTCGGCAAAATACGGTGATGGCATACCGGAACTAAAAGATGCGATCTATTCGATAGTTCTGGATAATCCGCACAATCGCCAATCAGCGTATATCATATCCAATATCCGTCATAAAACAGCCATTGAAAAAACGGCCGCTTCGCTGCTAAAGGCCAGGGACGCCGTCGAGAGCGGTCTTTCTCCTGAATTTTACGCATTCGATGTCCGGGAAGCTCTTGACAGTCTGGGTGAAATCGGCGGGAAAACTGCCACCGAAGAAATTCTGGACAGGATATTCTCAACCTTCTGTATTGGGAAATGA